A DNA window from Streptococcus mutans contains the following coding sequences:
- a CDS encoding heavy metal translocating P-type ATPase: MSKGDKQKKRLQKNDLAFNMPVTFFFLGLILFIAGLLPNFTPEVKNSLTILALLTAGYHVIWEGVEDTVEQSKKANCFVPNTHILMALAALGAVLLGETTEAALLIFIFAGAHFLEKYVEGCSQREITKLLELNPTEARRLTNTNEIEMISVDQLKIGDCVQVLNGGQVPADGKILEGYTSIDESTITGESIPYEKTVGDEVYASTINGSGTIIVEVSKDSSQTVFAKILQLVEASQGHFSPAAKRLNRFEPIYVSIVLLAFIGLLISGPLFWNWAWTKTISISLTFLVSASPCALAVSVIPATLAGISNLARQGVLFKGGCFLSDLTAIKMIAFDKTGTLTEGKPKVVTSQFLLSDISKEKFEAVLVAMESQSNHPLATAIVNYFNPEPSQKRLNISVEHYLGQGLLATYDGLSFKIGKPQLFHQVDKHWLEKKEKEEANGRTVVFVALNETVVGFISIQDRPQANAVKAINYFKAAGVKTLMLTGDAKAAGQAVGRELGIDEVVTNVLPEQKAKIIAKYQSQYGLTAMLGDGVNDAPALATTDLGIAMGDGTDIAIETADIVLMKNDLTKLVKAHKLSKRLQIITRQNISFALFVIVLLINLTFFGHLSMVTSVTLHEGSTLIVLFNSLRLLLDYH; the protein is encoded by the coding sequence ATGTCTAAAGGTGATAAACAAAAGAAAAGGCTTCAAAAAAATGACTTGGCTTTCAATATGCCAGTAACCTTTTTCTTTTTAGGGTTAATATTATTTATTGCGGGACTTTTGCCCAATTTTACTCCTGAGGTCAAAAATAGTCTAACTATCTTGGCCTTGCTGACTGCTGGTTATCATGTTATCTGGGAGGGTGTTGAAGACACTGTTGAGCAATCCAAAAAAGCCAACTGTTTTGTTCCTAACACGCATATATTGATGGCGTTGGCAGCTTTAGGTGCTGTTTTATTGGGAGAAACAACAGAAGCAGCTCTTCTTATCTTCATCTTTGCTGGTGCACACTTTTTAGAAAAGTATGTTGAAGGTTGTAGTCAACGTGAAATCACAAAACTATTAGAGCTTAATCCAACAGAAGCCAGACGTTTGACAAATACCAATGAAATTGAAATGATTTCTGTTGATCAGCTTAAGATTGGGGACTGTGTTCAGGTTTTAAATGGCGGACAGGTGCCAGCGGATGGAAAAATTCTAGAAGGATACACTAGCATTGACGAATCAACGATTACTGGAGAATCCATTCCATACGAAAAAACAGTTGGTGATGAAGTTTATGCCTCAACGATTAATGGATCTGGAACGATTATTGTAGAAGTCAGCAAAGACAGTTCACAGACTGTATTTGCCAAAATTTTACAGTTAGTTGAAGCTTCTCAGGGTCATTTTTCACCTGCTGCTAAGCGTCTTAATCGCTTTGAACCCATTTATGTTAGCATTGTTCTCCTCGCTTTTATTGGTTTACTTATTTCAGGACCTTTATTTTGGAATTGGGCTTGGACAAAAACAATTTCGATTAGTTTGACTTTTTTAGTATCAGCTTCTCCTTGTGCCTTGGCAGTATCAGTCATCCCAGCAACATTAGCTGGCATTTCAAATTTAGCACGGCAAGGTGTCTTATTTAAAGGTGGCTGTTTCCTTTCTGATTTAACGGCTATCAAAATGATTGCCTTTGATAAAACAGGGACTTTGACAGAAGGGAAACCAAAAGTGGTCACTAGTCAATTTCTTCTTTCTGATATTTCCAAAGAAAAATTCGAAGCAGTCTTAGTAGCTATGGAAAGTCAATCCAATCATCCATTGGCAACTGCTATTGTAAATTATTTCAATCCTGAGCCCTCACAGAAAAGATTGAATATCAGTGTTGAGCACTACTTAGGGCAGGGACTTCTGGCAACCTATGATGGTTTATCGTTCAAGATTGGAAAGCCTCAATTATTTCATCAAGTTGATAAGCACTGGTTAGAAAAAAAAGAAAAAGAGGAAGCTAATGGGAGGACTGTTGTTTTTGTTGCTCTCAATGAAACAGTTGTTGGATTCATTTCCATTCAAGACAGACCACAAGCTAATGCTGTGAAAGCTATTAATTATTTTAAAGCTGCTGGTGTCAAAACGCTGATGCTTACTGGTGATGCCAAGGCAGCGGGACAGGCTGTTGGGCGTGAATTAGGAATTGATGAGGTCGTCACTAATGTTTTGCCAGAACAAAAAGCAAAAATCATTGCGAAATATCAAAGTCAATATGGACTGACCGCCATGTTGGGAGACGGTGTTAATGATGCTCCTGCCCTAGCTACAACGGATCTAGGAATTGCTATGGGAGATGGCACCGATATTGCTATAGAGACAGCTGATATCGTCCTGATGAAAAATGATTTAACCAAGTTAGTCAAAGCTCATAAACTATCCAAACGTTTACAAATTATTACCCGACAAAATATCAGCTTTGCTCTATTTGTGATTGTCCTTCTCATCAATCTTACTTTCTTTGGACATCTTTCAATGGTTACCAGTGTGACCCTACATGAAGGTTCTACCCTAATTGTTTTGTTTAACAGCCTCAGACTTTTACTAGATTACCATTAA
- a CDS encoding 4'-phosphopantetheinyl transferase family protein has translation MKIFKIRSQKPLEDRMFFSLLELIEEEDRKQILRYQFWQDRQRSLLGHLLSRYAIIQEYALTNKEIQIRRHAYGKPYIKDYSQIHYNISHSGEWVVVAIGKSPIGIDVENRREDWDLIGERVFSESEKYWSQNSYKRKAILWTIKEAYVKYLGIGLSKSLNSFSIDIKRKIITEVQKPFQTSFDYFVLDNDYVCSECGYTKGAYYSRKVCQAELDTFITSVLDISY, from the coding sequence ATGAAGATTTTTAAGATAAGGAGTCAGAAGCCTTTAGAAGACAGAATGTTTTTCTCCCTTCTGGAACTGATTGAGGAAGAGGACCGAAAACAGATTTTACGTTATCAATTTTGGCAAGATCGTCAGCGGTCGCTTCTGGGGCATCTCTTGTCTAGGTACGCAATTATACAGGAATATGCTCTGACCAATAAAGAGATCCAGATTAGGAGACATGCTTATGGAAAACCATACATAAAAGACTATAGTCAGATTCATTACAATATTTCTCATTCAGGGGAATGGGTAGTGGTAGCTATCGGAAAGTCACCAATTGGAATAGATGTTGAAAATAGAAGAGAAGATTGGGATTTGATTGGCGAACGAGTTTTTTCTGAATCTGAAAAATACTGGAGTCAAAATAGCTATAAAAGAAAAGCTATCTTATGGACTATAAAAGAGGCTTATGTAAAATATCTAGGTATAGGTCTTAGCAAAAGTCTGAACTCTTTTTCAATAGATATAAAAAGGAAAATCATCACAGAAGTTCAAAAACCATTCCAAACTAGTTTTGATTACTTTGTTCTGGATAACGACTATGTCTGTTCAGAATGCGGATATACTAAAGGTGCTTATTATAGCAGAAAAGTTTGTCAAGCTGAACTAGATACTTTCATTACATCAGTTTTAGATATTTCTTATTAA
- a CDS encoding ABC transporter ATP-binding protein, which produces MTEALLEAKSISKKYEDRYVLQNTDLKIDHQQFVAILGHSGSGKSTMLNILSSLLKPSSGQVLYKGKEIGQLSKSAVAKFRREDIGLVFQHYMLIPNLTVEENIQMGSKYALEAADLEELVSLLGIEKLLNKYPHQLSGGEQQRVCIARAVIKKPAVLFCDEATGALDSENSKNIIVLLHAIKQTYGTSILFTTHNREIARTADRILLLEDGRIVRDDMNREKLSPDQMSWEI; this is translated from the coding sequence ATGACAGAAGCGCTATTAGAAGCTAAATCAATCAGTAAAAAATATGAGGACAGGTATGTCCTGCAGAATACGGACCTAAAAATTGATCATCAGCAGTTTGTAGCAATCTTGGGTCACAGCGGCTCAGGAAAGTCAACTATGCTTAATATCTTATCGTCTCTACTGAAACCAAGTTCTGGACAGGTCTTATACAAAGGAAAGGAGATAGGTCAGCTGAGCAAATCGGCAGTGGCTAAGTTTAGGAGAGAAGACATTGGTTTGGTCTTTCAGCACTATATGTTAATTCCTAATCTAACAGTGGAGGAGAACATTCAGATGGGTAGCAAGTATGCCCTTGAGGCAGCAGACCTAGAAGAATTGGTCTCTCTACTGGGAATTGAGAAACTTTTGAACAAATATCCTCATCAGCTGTCGGGCGGTGAGCAACAGAGGGTCTGCATTGCCAGAGCCGTTATCAAGAAACCGGCTGTCTTATTTTGTGATGAGGCGACGGGCGCTCTGGACAGCGAAAACAGTAAGAACATTATTGTTTTATTGCATGCTATCAAGCAAACCTACGGAACCAGTATCCTTTTTACGACACATAATCGAGAAATTGCGAGAACAGCTGACCGAATACTGCTCTTAGAAGATGGCCGTATTGTTAGGGACGACATGAATAGGGAGAAGCTGTCGCCGGATCAAATGAGTTGGGAGATTTAA